The region GTCCTGCCAGCTGATATAGTTGACATCCCTAGAAGATGGTGGAGGAGGAACTCGCCatatgctcccccccctctccagtcACTCCCAGTTCCCCAAATGGAACAAAGTGGCTTACATTTATGGATCTGCTTagggcagggatagggaacctgtgaccctccaggtgttgctggagtcTCAACTCTGATTAGTCTTCacaagcatggccaacagtcagggatgatgggtgtcccagcaacatctgtaaggcatagctgccaattttccccttttctcgtgaggaagcctattcagcataagggaatttccctttaaaaaagggagaacttggcagctatgctgtaaggGCCCAGTGTTCAGATCTCTGACTTGGGGACACAAGAAGGAAGATGAGGCAAAGATGAGGAGTAAGGACCAAATCCTCTTCTCCTCCAGATCTTACTTCCACATTCTAAACTCTTAATAAATAGAGAGTAGGGAGGAGGTCAGCTGGCCTCAACACATGCGGCAGAATGAGGAAGAAAAATCCCGAGATGATAGAACAGGTAAGCTGGAGGTGTGGAATTGCAttatcagcctttcccaacctccaGTCCCCAGATGTAGTCCAATGACGTTTGGGGGACCCAAGGATGGGCAAAGCACACAGAAAGAAATCCATGCAAATCCAGTGCTAGCATGGTAGAGAGTGCAACTGGAGTAGAACTTTTCTCCCCactgtgcctttttattttatttgcagtatTTTAGGGTTTTAACACTGCACACCTCCACCTGCATGCAACTTGACACCTCAGCGTGCCATATGTCTAGACCAGGAGCCTCTTTGGAAGTCAGGGCTGGGCTGTCTCCTTGCTGCAAGGCTCCTATATTTTAAGGCTGCATTTAGCGTGCCAGCTTTGAATCCGTCAGCGTAAATGCTAACTTGTCAGTTGTAAATGCTTACTTAAGCAATGTCTTTATTCGGAACATATTGGCAGAGACGCAAAATAATATCATTAACTACCAAGTGCAACACTGGCAGTGTTCTACGCAATCCTGTGcaattctagtacagtggtacctctagttaccaACTctattcgttccagaggtccgttcttaacctgaaactgttcttaactagaggcgtgcttttgctaatggggcctcttgctgtcgctgcgccgccggcacacgatttccattctcatcctggggcaaagttatcaactcgaggtaactcttccaggttagcggagtttgtaacctgaagtgtttgtaacctgaggcgtttgtaactcgaggtaccagtttagatcttatgattgtttttaaaagtgatgtTGGCTTCTCTTGCCATGTCATCAGGAATTATTGGGGTGGGCTGAGTTTTGTTTCTTCGTATCCTGTAGTTTTATGCACTTTGTGGTCAATACTTGCTTGCTCTAGTCCTGTCCAATCAACATCCATCCATTTCTGCTTTGGGCAAAATCAGAAATCCTGATACAGGAACTCAAAGGGAATTTGCTACCTGGAGAAATTAGAACAAGCCTAACGGCTGTCTAGGCTCCGACAGCTGGAAAAGCCAATCACCAAATAAATTTAATGTTGAAAAACAGATGCATGTATCTGCCTTCcatggtctagaccaggcacccccaaactgcggccctccagatgttttggcctacaactcccaccatccctagctaacaggaccagtggtcggcgaagatgggaattgtagtccaaaacatctggagggccaaagtttggggatgcctggtgtggacACCTTACCGGTAGTTAGAACAATCTGTAGGAATACCTCACGCTGCATTATCTTCTGTTGCTGAggaaaacaaatattattttgtaATGCACTGGATGATTTTGCTGCTGTGGTGGCAAAACCTGGCTTCACTGGTTAGATCTGAAATATATTTCACTAAGAGACAATGTTTTCCTTtcccttgggttttttttttttatagcaaGCTTGTCAACCCAGTAGTACCATCAAACCGAAAAATTCAATGCTTAAATCCTCTCTTTGGGTAATGCATCCCTGAAACTACTGATGCCCATTTCCCCCCTGTCAATCCTTTCAGGAGTTTTGTTTATTAGGCCCATATGTTTATTGAATGTCAAGCAGTATAATATTTGAAACTTATGAGTAAAACATAAAGGTGATtcaaagatatattttttaaaacgaAGATACTGAAATAGAGCATTTAAAattgctgtgtatttttaaagttCACCAAGGAACCAGAAAACAAGCCAAGCAGTGTGCCCAGCTTTCTGAGGTAAACTCTTTAAATGTCATGCTTGCTAGTCTCCCAAGAAATGCCCTAAGGATGCTCTCAAGTACTGTACTTGAATAGTGTaaaaagctctctctttttttggtcagCCACAAGCAGTTTAAAGTGGCATTTATTACTTTTATAGAGCATGCAGTTCAGTCTCCTGTAAAGAGACTAGCTAATAACTGGCTGCTTTCTCACACTAAAACAAATGAGGAGAAAACAGTTGTGTCACAGAGAAATacagggcaccccccccccatttcaagcTCTTGGCTTTCTTGCCCCTTGCCCCCAACACTACTTCCTTCAAATGCCATTTTATAGAAGTAAACAGCTGAGTAaggaaaaccaaggcacagaaaaaaatggggaaaaccaTGTTGTGTTATAAGCCCGATTGTGTTTTAAGCCCATAATGTGTGCCCTGCCTGAGTTGCTGTGAGTTGGGGTGCCAGTTGACCTGAAGctcttttttctcccctcccacatTCACAATGACTCCCTGctccttttttaattttacagAAATTCTGCAGGTTCTTTTCTTAGAGGCACTTCTATGACATATGCCATTTTCATACTAAAGTCATCGCCTACAAAACCACAGGGAAGGAAGCCAGTCCCTTTTAATTCTCAACCCGGGTCAACTTTAAAAATGTCTAGCACACAAAAAATCCCTGCATCTATGTACTTCGGAAATTTTGCAGGTTTcttacctagaatcatagaattgtggagttggaagggaccctgagggtaatCTAGCCCACTACCtgtaatgcaacaacaacaacaacaacaccgtttattgtgaggaccatgcctgtacacaaatattaacacaacaataattaaaaatgttaaaattcattacatactatcccaacaaaaccttcatcccacaaaacaggaagagaaggaaaacaagcaacgagttaaacagatgatgaaggggtctttactttatcacccataaatctttccctggctttcatggccttcatcacaaagaccgctaccacatgggtaattcgtgggttagcatcaactaacaaattTCTTACTctgtcttcaggattgattatagagttggatataatttgcagcatcgcgtctctaaagcccgagtaaatggggcaatagaggaggtaatgtataagatcctctttaattttcatgaagcaagggcataaatggtgttctgctgggatttttgtaaatctaccggtcaggtatgcagttggcaatgtttgaaaccgggccatagtgaaagctctccgaagggtgggatcagtgatatccaccaggtagttggcacagattttgactgcttttactcagggaaaccagtaggaaaacccataATTTTTTATCTGCGTGgtttttcaaagatccattccctAACTTTATCaaggctccacagtttgagagtattaaactcgggtagattgtatctggatagaatatctaataggttttgacgccaagtagtattatgttgtaaagatacaaaggcttgtttagccaataaaGTATTCGAGGCATCTGCGAGGTTGATGAAAAAAcacagaaatcttaagtgggccctggcagacacagagggtaatcctacttccactcttaagaaggctgccggagtaccctgagggaggcctagaattcttctgagataaattttttggaagatttcaagccgttctagcagcttctgattccatccccagagttctaccccatatagcatctggggaatcacttttccaTACCTGAAATACATGATACCTAGTGGTATCTCTCTAATGTATGCAATTTTCATCTAAATTGCTTCACAAAACAATAGAGGGGTATTAagtgattaaaataaataaatcccaaactGGCAAAGGCTGTCCTTGCAGAAGAAACTACTGCTAGTGTCCTTCAGAAATTTGgctttcttccttccctcagaGAGGGCTACCGTTCATGAAAGTTTTGTCCAATTCAGCCAAAAAAGAAGAGAGTTATTGATTATTATCTAAAAGACAACAATTACATTTTAAAGGGgcccagcaacaacagcaacaagccaTTGCACTGTTCTTCTGGAATTTCTTAGGTGTTATGCAATATAACAAACAATCAAACATTTTCAGCCATTTTCATCAAATTCTatcaaaaagggagggggaatctagccattttttatttctccataataggaaatggggggggggcataaatttCTTGTTCTGCCAAACTGGGTTTTGAACCTGAACTGAATCAGGCAGCCTCCAATGGATCCGAGGTGAATTGATCTGTTTTTCCAAAGCACTTAATCAAATTCTGAAGTGAATAATATAGTTGGCAGGGGTGGAGCTAGGGGGCGTACCGCCCGGGTTCCActatgggggggggtgacagtcggcgccccacccagcgactcccaaggtgagcccctccagcctcccggtaaaaagacCGCTCGGCACTGTGCGGCACGctgcaccagtgggctatctacctggagcctgcacgctccatttaggctccgtttagaagtcgtggggggaggggtttgcgacccccctctacgttgtacgcatgcatcattacgtagcgacaccccccccccccggtgcatggcaatttgccgccccgggtgtcgcggcggctCGCTACGCTGCTGGTAGTTGGGGCATACTCCCAGTTCAAATGGAAGCTGGTGTTTCCAAGTCATAAGACATGCTTCAATATATTGGGATGCTGTAGTTGGTAACATATCTATCACAGTTGTACAGGTAGGCAGAGTCCCTTCTCAGTTGTAGCAACCCAAAAAGCTTATTCCTGCTGCCTATATAGTTTAATCtgtaatatcttttttaaaatactcccTGGCTTTTATGCTACTTTTTACATATATCTAAAACACTGGTAGTGTTTTGGGGCACTTTTAGTGCATTTCtaattgttttgctgtgttttattataAACTATCCTGGTATACATATTATGCAGGGCAGTTAGTATATAAAtccctgaaataataataataaaaacatactgaaacaccagtacagtggaacctcggtttatgaacacctcggtttatgaattttcggtttatgaacgccgtggacccatctggaacggattaattcactttccattacttttaatgggaaagttcgcttcagtttatgaacgcttcagtttatgaacagacctccggaaccaattacacccatgtttcagtttatgaacgcttcagtttaagtacttcgcggacccatctggaacggattaatccactttccattactttcaatggaaaagttcgcttcagtttatgaacggttactccgcggaccgtctggaacggattaatccactttccattactttcaatgggaaagttcgcttcagtttatgaacgcttcagtttatgaacagacttccggaaccaattgtgttcataaaccgaggtaccactgtatgtggaactACTTTCTGTTTAAACTCTGATTCTACGTTTTAAACACAAACCTATGAAAGATTACATTGTACAGTGTATGTTGCAAAATTTGTCAGATAAAACAAAGGGTACATTTCTCCCCCTGCTTACCGACCTGGATTCGGATTAAACAAAACACCCTTGTGCCACCCTTCTAGTCGGTGTTATGAAATACACACCTTTTCTGGCATGGGTATTAAGTTCTGTGTTTGGAGAACTTAAATGATAAGGCTGTCTCAGTGTTTTGGAATCTTTGAGTGCTCCTTTATAAGAGTATCACTCTTAAGAGGCTGGAATTAATTGCCTAATCTAGTGTTTACATTTCCAGACAATAATGTATTGAAAATTCAAAAAGCATTTTTGGGGGGAATAGCATTCTGTGTTTGCTTCCGTAAATTTTGCAAGCAGGGAGTAACCGAGAGAATCATTATAACTGGGCTGACATTATACTCTCTCTACACCCAATCTTTACTTTGGATGCTAAAACTGAATTGGCAAATCAGATCCCTTCTTCTTTCTATGTGGGAACAAGAACACgtacccagggccgtctttacacgggggtgcaaggggtgcgagGCACCCAGGCAtagaatccgggggggggggtgcacggaagccgcctaagctcttaactatctacctgttatgaaataataaataattttgatcaagctagaaaaacaaaatacatatatacctaggtattactgaaatgtatacctactgtttcactaaaggacttttgactttttgtgctcatttaccaaagacgcacCGCGCCAGTGGtggcgcttgtcattctcaacggCAACATGCACGTGAAATTAACTAAATTggggggtgctgggcggatctttgcaccccagcggtgcatatgctaaagacggccctgcacgtATTTATGGGACTTTATAAACACACACCCTGTACAGACATTCAGCAAGTGGGCAATCTGACACTGGGAAGGGGAGCGAAATTTGATTCTGTTATTGTAATTCCTCCCTCTATGCATGGAGAAGAAATTACTTTGAAAGATTGCGCAGGGATAAACAGCCCTTGCAGTcttaaccatgtctgctcaggtgtaagtcctgttgatttcaatggggcttcctcccaggtaagtgaggctAAACTCAAATAGGTGACTATCCATGCCTCCCCATTGCGAAGTTAATGCGAGGAATTCCTTAGCCATTTCTTTCTGGACTTTGATTACAATTTATGGTATGCCTTGTGGTTCTAAAACATTTATTGGTTAGTAAAGCAACTTGTCTTAAATCTTTTAGGAAGGAAGATGTCTGCATCCTGTCATATAAAGGAGATTTCATGGAGTAAGTCAGAGGGATGTCTGGTTGACTTAGATGACGGCAGCCCTGCAAGAAATGATTGGACAGGTATGTTTCTAGCATCCTACCTTCTTAAGCAGAGTTCTGATCGGAATCTACGTTTGCTTGATAAATGCTTGGCTtatatcatcatttattattatattttatttattgaattcatatagtGAGGTCTCAGGGTGCTTcagagaacaaaatcaaaatataaaaccacaaaatatacaggtgaaactcagaaaattagaatattgtcgaaaagtgcatttatttcagtaacacaacttaaaaggtgaaaccaatatatgagatagatgcatgacatgcaaagcaagatatgtcaagcctttatttgttgtaattgtaattatttgtcgttaggcgggtcaattataaatggaatctaattaatgaaatgtaatagcgatgtttatttttgtatttttgtaactatttgttttattactgtggaatttccaaaagaaagcatttgtaaaaattaaaagaataatttaaaaatagtaagttgcattactgaaatgaatgcacttttcgacgatattctaattttccgagtttcacctgtataatcaaaatgaaaacaacatatTGCACCTGGTATTTTTAGTTAATGTAAGGGAAACTGAAGTACCATAtctttccgtgtataagacgccccctatttttggggactccaaattaagaaaacacctctCAGCACTACCCGTatataagatgagccccaattttaaacctattttttgcTAACCCCCccagtcttatacacagaaaaatacagtatcttGACAAATGCAGAATATTAGGTGGAAGACAATAAATATAAAGTTGCCATACTTAACTTcgttttcttctttttaacagaTAACAGAGAAAATGAACTGGAGCTGAAGTCCCATTGGTCTGAAGAATTTAAGCAACGTGTCCCTGGAGCATTTAAGACCAATCCTTTTTGGAATGTACTGTCAGCATCCAATCCTTTTTTAGATGATGTAGCTCAGTCAAACAACAGAGAAAAAAGTGACAAGGGCATATCTATCTTAAAAGAAGACCCCTATTTATTTTCTAGAGATCTAAATAACAGAGACTCTGCTGCTTCGTCTGGAGACGAATTGAATCTTGATTATCTTTTTCTTCGCAAATCTTCCCGGAGATCGGCAAAATCTCGGAGTGTTTCAGATCTCTTGGATATTGTAGGGACCAAGACATTTGAACTCCCTTGCACTGCACCGTCCAACCATATCCTGCCTCCAAACAGTGAACCTCTTCAGAATGACCGTGAAGCCTATAAGACAGCGTGGTTGAATCAAAGGCAGCTGGCCCGATCTTGCCTGGATTTGAATGCGATAAATCAGAGCCCGGGATGGGCCCAAACCCAATCTGTAGAAACGCATATAGCTTGCAAAGTGAGTCATGAAGGCGGCTCCGTGCAGCTTCCTGACTCGGAGATTGCGGTTCATTTCCCCGAAGGCCACGTAGCCTTTGGAGAATTCCAAGAGGTTGGCTTACAGGCAATCCTTGACTCCCCACCGTCGCTTAACCATGAGTTTTCGACCACTGTGAGCCCACTGGTTGAACTTACATTAAGTAACCTCAATACCACCGAAGCCATTTTGCTAGAAATGAAAATTGCAGCCGAGGTGAAGAAGGACCCTTTCAGTCAGGTTATGACTGAAATTGTATGTCTATGTGGTTTCACTAAAGAGGGTCCGTTTGAAAGAATAGACAACTGTTACATCTATAAAGATACTATCCAAGTCAAGCTGACGGACCTGAGTCACTTGATGTACATTGTGGCTGTAGCCCAAACCAATACAGTTAATTCTCCTGCAAGTGCCTGGGAGTATATACACAGAAAGCTCTCGGTTGGGATTTATGGACCCAAACATATCCACCCTTCTTTCACAGTTGTATTTGCCCTGTTTGGCCACAACTATGTCCCAGAGAAACTTACAGTATGTGACATTAAAAAGGGTGGAAAGAGCATGCCCCCGGTGGTTTTCCAGCTCTGGGGAAAGCATACATTTGCACTCGAGAAGCCACAAGATCTCAATATTTTTGTGGCCTCTTGTGACCCTGATTTTGAAGTGAAGGAAGAGGATCAGGGGAAAGAAATCAAAGAAGGGATACTGAAAGGGGGCGGCGAAGTGATTCACCAACACTTCCCATTTTCTATAATCAACAGAAGGAAAATACATCTCTTTGTCTTCCGCGTCCAGGTGAAAGCCCCAAACAACAACCTGGTGTGCCAGTTTTACATCACAACCCCTGAGCCAGCTCCAAAGCCATTGACTGGGGTGCTCAACAAGCCAAACCGATTAGAAAGACGCAAGGCGGTCAACTCTGCGCCACTGCTATCAACGCCAACAATTAAATATCCAATTTTTCAGGACAAAGCGTTACACGTTGCCTGCTATGGCGTAGCTTTGAAGACAGTGTTGCGTCAAAATAAAATCGACTACTTGCTGGAATATTTTAAAGGCGACACAATAGCACTTCTTGGCGAAGATAAGGTGAAAGCCATCGGGCAGGCTAAAATAAAAGAATGGTACGTGGGCGTTCTTAGAAGGAAAGTTGGCCTCGTACACTGCAAAAATGTCAAAGTGATAGCCAAAGACCAAGCTATGGATATTGATGATAGCACAATCACAACCCAAAGCCTCCTTGAGCAAATTGCATTGCCTTTTAGAAAGCTGACTTACATCTATGCAGCAATCTTATCCACGGTATCAGAGAAAATGAACGATTGGAAAGCTTTAGCTGATGCCCTTGGATTTTCGCACTTGTCTTTGGATGCTTTCAGTGACGTACAAGCTGAGAAAGAATCAGAAAAAGTAGCCTACGTTGTGAAGAAGCTCAAGGAGGTCTGCCATGCTAACAAAAATACAAGGCGTTTCCTGTACGAGCTGTCTGTTGTAAGTACTGCTTAGATGTGTCCtgttaggccacattcacaccaaacaTTTGACCCCTATTCTCACAGAGCTACTGTACATTCCCCAGAGTTCCCCGGGAGGGAGGATTGACAGTTAAATCATTCTGGAaagtgtagttctgtgaggaaaatgggggtctcctagcaactctcaccacccttaacaaacgataattcccagaattctttgggggaagccatgactgtttaaagtggtaccatagtgctttaaatgcatggtgggaatgtggcctttgttTATGTGAGGCCCAGATGAGCAATAATTGGTTTAGCTAATTTGTTGGGATTATGGTTATCCTTCTCCACCTCAAGGCCTGTAGGCAGGTGAAAAGATGCAGCAAAGCTATTTTAGTAGGAAAAATGGCTTTGTTAGCCGTGTGAGCTGCAGCTGCAATGGAAACGTTTAAAGAAGTTCTTGGCTCTGTACGTAGTTCTCTCACATGCTCCTTTATAGGCTTGTTGGATCCTGACCAAGATGTCTGAACAAAGCTGGTTGTGAAAATGTTCACTTAATGTTGAAATTATGTAGAAGCTGTGGGGCAAAAACACACTGTTGATCTCTAGTTTTTGATTAACTTATAAGAGCCTGCCTAGTTCCTTATGAAAGCTTGGAAGTGTGGGAGCCAGTTACAGTTGTTGTTAGACtgtaactcctatcatccctgaccattggccatgctgtccggctgggactgatgagagtttgAGTCCAGTACACTGGGGAACCCAGCGTAGTGTAGCAGTTAGGGTGTTGGAATAGGCTCTAggaaaccagggttcagatcTCCACTCAaccattaagctcactgggtgaccatgggccagtcaccaACTTTCAGCctgtctcacagggttgttgtgagtataaCATGGAGCCATATATGGTACCTTAAACTCcttgatatacagtcatacctcatgttacgtccgctgcgggttacatCTTTTCAGTTTACGGacatgccgaacctggaagtcccggaacgggttacttccgggttcagtgagtgcgcatgcacagaagtgctagatcatgctttgcacatgcgcagaagcaccaaattgcgtcatgcatgtgcgcagatgcggcgcttcagggtgtggccttttcatgttgcgaacgggccgcgggaatggatcccgttcgtaaccagaggtaccactgtacagggtgagtcctttaaaagaggccccgtggatacagagtacacatgttccacggggcctcttttaaaaaactcaccctgtaaatgcaataataaataagtatCTGGAGAACATGGTGTTGTCTACCTCTGGTGCGGTCCACCTCCCATCTCTGGAAAACATAAATGCCAGACAACTCTTCCTTTATCCCTATGGTAGAATTCCTGCCATAACACTTCAGAATCCTAGGTGGAATTATTGGGGGGGACCTTAAAGATAGCTGTGCGTCCTGATGATCAGCTGATGGGTGAGACACTTTGCCCCTTTGTAATGAGCCAGAGCCCTTCATCCTTTGATCTCTACTCTCAGCAGCACTGGCATTGTGAATGCTTTCTAGCTGGAACTGAAGTTCTTCCTGCATTTCAGCACTTTGCTCAATGTAGAGCAGCATTTCCCAGACATTGTTGGGCTGAAGCTCCTCTTcaccccaaccagcatagccGGTAGTCCAGCTGCACCAGGAAGGCTGAATGCGGAGTGCTGTTGCCCCTGAAAGTTGTTTTGAGGGTGTCTCCCCCTTATCTGGGTTTCCCCCTGACTTTTCTTATTGAACGGTTGTAACTGCAAGCGGTCTTCCTTCATAATGAAGATTTCTCCTTAAAGTTCTAGTATTAGCCTGATAATTGCATTCAGTTAATGTATTTATTGGTAGAGAAACAAGAATCGTTACTGTAGCACTTTGGTTTGCAAGGAAGTGTAGTTAAAAGGTTTGCCTGGCAGCGTTGCAATGACTTTATGGTACTTTCTTGTACTTGAAAAATGTAATAGCTAGAGGGATTACTCTTTCTCCATTgactaagggagcaatcctattttgtttatttgtttgcttattaaatttgtatacacaaTACGCAAGAAGCTGGCTTAAAGCAAACCAAAAACTTGAACAAGGCTACTGTTGGCTGAGCCTGACAGAGGGAAAGGAAGCctttaggtaaaggacccctggacagttaaatccagtcaaaggcgactatggggttgtggtgctcatctcactttcaggccgagggagccagtgtttgtccacagacagctttctgggtcatgtggccagcatgactaaaccacttctggtgcaatgggacactgtgatagaagccagagtgcaaggaaatgttgtttaccttcccgccgcagcagtacctatttatctacttgcactggcgtgctttcaaactgctaggttggcaggagcagggacagagcaacgggagcacactctgttgcagggattcgaaccgcctaccttctgatcggcaagcccaagaggctcagtggtttagaccacagtgcaacCTATACTGGGTTATCAGATCATGTGACCAAGCTAATAGGCTTAGGATCCAGCTCTGGTCCCACTCCCAGAATGCCCCTTCCTTAGGCGCTAGGCTGGGTAAAGATATTTTGGGCTGGGCCCCAGCAGAGACAGGATGAGTGAGACATGTCctcatttaaatacagtggtgcctcgctagatgaatgccctgttagacgaatttcccgctatacgaataggttttgcgatcggaggttgccttgcaagacgaggttttttttttgcg is a window of Zootoca vivipara chromosome 12, rZooViv1.1, whole genome shotgun sequence DNA encoding:
- the MACC1 gene encoding metastasis-associated in colon cancer protein 1 — its product is MSASCHIKEISWSKSEGCLVDLDDGSPARNDWTDNRENELELKSHWSEEFKQRVPGAFKTNPFWNVLSASNPFLDDVAQSNNREKSDKGISILKEDPYLFSRDLNNRDSAASSGDELNLDYLFLRKSSRRSAKSRSVSDLLDIVGTKTFELPCTAPSNHILPPNSEPLQNDREAYKTAWLNQRQLARSCLDLNAINQSPGWAQTQSVETHIACKVSHEGGSVQLPDSEIAVHFPEGHVAFGEFQEVGLQAILDSPPSLNHEFSTTVSPLVELTLSNLNTTEAILLEMKIAAEVKKDPFSQVMTEIVCLCGFTKEGPFERIDNCYIYKDTIQVKLTDLSHLMYIVAVAQTNTVNSPASAWEYIHRKLSVGIYGPKHIHPSFTVVFALFGHNYVPEKLTVCDIKKGGKSMPPVVFQLWGKHTFALEKPQDLNIFVASCDPDFEVKEEDQGKEIKEGILKGGGEVIHQHFPFSIINRRKIHLFVFRVQVKAPNNNLVCQFYITTPEPAPKPLTGVLNKPNRLERRKAVNSAPLLSTPTIKYPIFQDKALHVACYGVALKTVLRQNKIDYLLEYFKGDTIALLGEDKVKAIGQAKIKEWYVGVLRRKVGLVHCKNVKVIAKDQAMDIDDSTITTQSLLEQIALPFRKLTYIYAAILSTVSEKMNDWKALADALGFSHLSLDAFSDVQAEKESEKVAYVVKKLKEVCHANKNTRRFLYELSVALLKLDCQGLLARITQDTVIFTSAVKLGKGWRELAEKLARLTKQQIEAYETPHRGTNGDVPPEMMWKPAYDFLYTWGAHYGDSYRDMLQDLQSALDKMKNPVTKQWRELTGALILVNCMEVLQASAFSKMDED